A window of the Xiashengella succiniciproducens genome harbors these coding sequences:
- a CDS encoding BREX protein BrxB domain-containing protein has protein sequence MEINRIERIFNLLSDEAFKDPNTGLLFFPVYMYTYDPKDEYQIREEINILNEQLKRPSNSLNCLVINIYQEFIAYLESQTFAGQPLIDEIINLESEAPEEALEYIKEKAQEESEFLNYIREKITSYFKEKSSDKVYFLVYGFGTIFPYLRVSHFLKNIEKSAVNHKLIVFYPGDFKHSNYSLFGEFNDDNLYRANHLNQLL, from the coding sequence ATGGAAATAAATAGAATTGAAAGAATCTTTAATTTGCTTTCTGACGAAGCATTCAAAGATCCCAATACGGGTTTATTGTTCTTTCCAGTATATATGTATACGTATGATCCGAAAGATGAATACCAAATTCGTGAAGAAATAAACATATTAAACGAGCAACTTAAGCGCCCTTCCAATAGCTTAAATTGTTTGGTAATTAATATTTACCAGGAGTTTATTGCCTATCTTGAATCTCAAACTTTTGCTGGTCAACCTTTAATTGATGAAATTATCAATTTAGAAAGTGAAGCTCCAGAGGAAGCGCTAGAATACATCAAAGAAAAAGCACAAGAAGAGAGTGAATTCCTAAATTATATCCGAGAAAAAATCACATCGTATTTCAAAGAAAAATCAAGTGATAAGGTGTATTTTTTGGTTTACGGATTTGGGACTATTTTCCCTTATTTACGTGTTTCACATTTCTTGAAAAATATCGAAAAATCAGCGGTAAATCATAAATTGATTGTTTTCTATCCAGGAGACTTTAAACATTCAAATTACTCATTGTTTGGAGAATTCAATGATGATAATTTATACAGAGCTAACCATTTAAATCAACTACTATAA
- a CDS encoding BrxA family protein has protein sequence MKKEMKYNLAFTAGALLYNESLYFIQAIDYTEDYLKNEFSVHSDVLVTNAESSRKRIKSELDKRLKNLDVDYLNKFSLFTEQDQKVILFLAICKTYSIITEFALEVVFNKWKNFDNELSTYDFKYFLSSKLSEEQLNSISEHSLYKLSQVAVKMFKDVGVFKEDKLSTVHISDELVELLKTKGDAWFLPCILNPNVEDTE, from the coding sequence ATGAAAAAAGAGATGAAATATAATTTAGCATTTACAGCAGGTGCGCTTTTGTATAATGAATCTCTTTATTTCATACAAGCGATTGATTATACAGAAGATTATTTGAAAAATGAATTTTCTGTACATAGTGATGTTTTAGTAACCAATGCAGAGTCTTCACGGAAAAGAATAAAAAGTGAATTAGATAAGCGATTAAAGAATTTAGATGTCGATTATTTAAATAAATTTTCTCTATTCACGGAGCAAGATCAAAAAGTAATCTTGTTTTTAGCGATTTGTAAAACCTATTCCATTATTACAGAATTCGCACTAGAAGTCGTATTCAACAAATGGAAAAACTTCGATAACGAGCTAAGTACGTATGATTTTAAATACTTCTTATCTTCTAAATTATCTGAAGAACAGTTGAATTCAATTTCTGAACACTCGCTTTATAAATTATCGCAAGTAGCAGTGAAAATGTTTAAAGATGTAGGAGTATTTAAAGAAGATAAGTTGTCTACTGTTCATATTTCTGATGAATTAGTTGAGTTATTGAAAACGAAAGGAGATGCTTGGTTTTTACCTTGTATCTTAAACCCTAATGTAGAAGATACAGAATAA
- a CDS encoding helix-turn-helix domain-containing protein: MNRIKEVIDEKGIKQTWLAEKLGKSFNMVNGYVQNRHQPSLETLYKIAAILNVSVKDLLVDNDEKRDEI, encoded by the coding sequence ATGAATAGGATTAAAGAAGTTATAGATGAAAAGGGTATTAAGCAAACTTGGCTAGCTGAAAAGTTAGGCAAAAGCTTTAATATGGTTAATGGTTATGTACAAAATAGGCATCAGCCTAGTTTGGAGACTTTGTACAAAATTGCTGCAATACTCAATGTGAGTGTAAAGGATTTATTAGTAGATAACGATGAAAAAAGAGATGAAATATAA
- a CDS encoding nuclease-related domain-containing protein: MIILLIVLSIVFQILKPKIKGFLGELLIRFVLLFLNKKEYKIIHDVKLFYNGLMSQIDHVVVSKYGIFVIETKNYKGWIFGSENGITSKNLWN; the protein is encoded by the coding sequence TTGATAATTCTATTAATCGTATTATCAATTGTTTTTCAAATTTTAAAACCCAAAATAAAAGGTTTTTTAGGAGAATTACTTATCCGATTTGTACTCTTATTTCTGAATAAAAAAGAATATAAAATAATACACGATGTCAAATTGTTTTACAATGGACTAATGTCTCAAATAGATCATGTCGTAGTATCCAAATACGGTATATTTGTCATAGAAACCAAAAACTATAAAGGTTGGATATTTGGTAGTGAAAACGGGATCACCAGTAAAAACCTGTGGAATTAA
- a CDS encoding transposase produces MDKHPITGRSLERYYPIQGDQFERAYKEHLSGFSEWSDAEHAQSWLLFPENMGASLSIDETSLSRGELYTIISNKSARGRKGTIVAIVKGTKINDVVKVVKTLPFETRLLVKEVTMDFSDSMHAIVEKCFPDAIITLDRFHVQQLCNEAMQETRLQIKREARKMEIENREQHKMKLHRRMVSRKKNKVSNRGRKPNRKNEAYKPEYLENGDTLCELVTRSRYLLMTSADNWTETQKLRAELLFKYFPKLRTAYSLTHSLRMIFSNKMATKESAAEALKKWYNKVTDFENDAFNTVSATIYQREKEILNYFVNRSTNASAESLNAKIKHFRTQLRGVIDVNFFLYRLTLIYA; encoded by the coding sequence TTGGATAAACACCCCATAACAGGGCGATCTCTTGAGCGTTATTATCCTATACAGGGCGACCAATTTGAGCGGGCCTACAAAGAGCATTTAAGTGGTTTTTCTGAGTGGTCTGATGCTGAACATGCGCAATCATGGCTTCTATTTCCTGAGAATATGGGAGCCTCTCTCAGTATCGATGAAACATCACTTTCCAGAGGAGAGCTCTACACGATAATATCAAACAAGAGTGCTCGCGGGCGCAAAGGCACCATCGTTGCTATTGTTAAAGGAACGAAGATAAACGATGTTGTTAAAGTAGTAAAGACACTCCCGTTTGAAACGCGCCTGCTGGTTAAAGAGGTCACAATGGACTTTTCTGACAGCATGCATGCCATTGTAGAAAAGTGCTTTCCGGATGCCATAATAACGCTGGATCGCTTTCATGTTCAGCAGTTATGTAATGAGGCTATGCAGGAGACCAGGCTGCAAATAAAGCGTGAGGCGCGCAAAATGGAAATTGAGAATCGAGAGCAGCACAAAATGAAGTTGCATCGGAGAATGGTCAGCAGAAAGAAAAATAAGGTTAGTAACCGTGGCAGGAAACCTAATCGCAAGAATGAAGCCTATAAACCCGAATACCTTGAAAATGGAGACACCTTATGTGAATTGGTTACACGCAGCAGATACCTTCTTATGACCTCTGCCGACAACTGGACCGAGACTCAAAAGCTAAGAGCTGAGCTTCTATTTAAGTACTTTCCAAAACTGAGAACCGCCTATAGCCTGACACACTCCTTACGCATGATCTTTTCCAACAAGATGGCAACAAAGGAGTCGGCGGCAGAGGCACTAAAGAAGTGGTATAACAAAGTGACTGATTTTGAAAATGACGCATTCAATACGGTTTCAGCAACAATCTATCAAAGAGAAAAGGAGATCTTGAACTACTTTGTTAACCGGTCAACCAATGCATCAGCAGAATCCCTTAATGCGAAAATCAAACACTTTAGGACCCAACTTAGAGGAGTCATTGATGTTAACTTCTTTCTCTACAGGTTAACTCTAATTTATGCATGA